Proteins encoded within one genomic window of Brienomyrus brachyistius isolate T26 chromosome 22, BBRACH_0.4, whole genome shotgun sequence:
- the LOC125718090 gene encoding germinal-center associated nuclear protein-like has product MVEHLSEEPQVGADSAPRHPPKRPLVRGRGPVSSIFRSALTSILKTPALQTRREPKRSEEPQPDWGEAEHQGSMAPTTSHSPSTPPRSQAPTREVLERAEELDPETEAASTVRRARRLDSTDSLGGMSPSEAMVLQCKNIPASLNSKDILGEHFRQFGRVQRIFCRPQKNLAIVHFHDHASAAKAKKKGKLLRRHELTIFWQRKKQSPGEKGQRPPDDPDPQSQAGGFESAPVCKALSKSTSGWSSSSSLSRGSPAKKPLATKALQFESEPQMEPSPDGLESEHLASSLPSPLFHLIGQVAETAEEKYRLLEQRDKILRQARPKRTDLDLSKVFVGTCPDMCPEKERYMRETRNQLSSFEVIPNTEKVDHTAAIKEYSRSSADQEEPLPHELRPLTVLNMTMNYLVTQVMDQGEDNYRDWYDFVWNRTRGIRKDITQQHLCDPLTVSLIEKCARFHIHCAHHLCQEPMMSFDAKINNENLTKCLQSLKEMYQDLASKNIYCPHEAEFRQYSVLLKLNDGDILREVQQFRAELRNSPEVKFAVQAFAAVNSNNFVRFFKLVKVASYLAGCILHRYFDQVRREALRALNVAYSSRGSTTFPVEDLVRMLMFQNAGEASDLALQYGLAVDAGMVELSRTAYQEPEIQPRPKRSVAIARKREVLVGQVVNGAPLPNPPQHTPVNSFDSRNKYRGDGQPAEAGSVPRAAASPQRPPIELDARALQHRSKMPSDPAESAGLPGREESGALGASPSEAPPVAPPTPPPPEPVYTEQDIATEVEAMLEEVVQAEVADVAATGAEYISAALSMCNGQVEAVLSEVVEQMLREVSAAEIQAEREHIAEEKRRMEEARRKQEHEELLARLSKTLCAEITQEVLRDCIVETASTEIRRAQEEQAECVARSSQDVCEVLLEETLCGELTLLAQDVLEAELLSIRRFIKRWRDVVAVRRQLKRQMRDFPAAPGCVDPRFRLQALAPSAPPSPCLDRLARGVVNLGHAGDLSVSCTRLAKMRRETEHQMKVHLFYQQLLSESVWGPLDLLSLVAASVSNPSDTIFWKAALLLPSDHERDASVANQILTEWLESKFGNSEKQEHREMVPNGHMQTLSISSGLRSVGERMHTVHVCVKVARGPLSEEGQLALEKRKGLMGMGALLMLLPSAVSPGADEEDGDIFLLSALLQLRQIQQANAWPQALPLVVVVVPGQAGHRASDERLEEDLMLQTLIEEGLISEYMFVHIPETTNEPQGSEQIRHAVRWLAARSTAPARLVSQTLVQVVEAGLCREFAGRLHRDRRDRDMAGLPSQGPAPVIGLYNTVLAFLAGLVSSPSLAGLSWPVAEFSVPGGGDCLPHLLWNSAEHLEWLQGAVLSLRLPDWPLPAVGAPWSQLVASIFQYVSQIPWSRHSQPLLMSQLENLLERLRQDCVGRGGGPDKEPTFWEVPWDEIVMLCVEHQLLDWNPPGCPVSEDVISDDGEIPVYFLSDGLQGFIPPSCWVDAVKQTHRDKQQGKAGCHQSMWPHPRLARPRLQQKLFHSMVEDPESGSGVAPVLDAASSPQDLLARIEEEKEQSRRFEDQLRTWLDVESLGPSSSSSPLFLPSSLLSVPEIVVPSPKMAAPPALALQKERSVRSDQARGAASSMARRLQELEQLISASREEELACELKLSCLLDIVDD; this is encoded by the exons atggtggagcatttatcagaggagccccaagttggtgctgactccgcccccaggcaccctcccaagaggcccctggtccggggccgggggcctgtcagcagcatctttcgcagtgccttgaccagcatcctgaagacaccggccctacagacccggcgagagccgaagaggagtgaggagccacagccagactggggggaggcggagcaccagggttcgatggcaccgaccaccagccactcaccctcaacgccgccaaggtcacaggccccaacccgggaggtccttgagagggcggaggagttgg atcccgaaactgaggcagcatcaacagtgagacgtgcccgccgcctggacagcacagacagcctgggggggatgtcaccctccgaagccatggtgctccaatgcaagaacattccagccagtcttaacagcaaggacatcctgggggaacatttccgccagttcggacgtgtgcagcggatcttctgcaggccccagaagaacctggccatagtgcacttccacgaccat gcttctgctgccaaagccaagaagaagggcaaactgctgcgcaggcatgagctcaccatcttctggcagaggaagaagcaga gtccaggagagaagggccaaaggcctccagatgaccctgatcctcagagccaggcaggaggctttgagtcagcccctgtctgcaaagccctctccaaatccacctccggctggtcctccagctcatccctatccagagg gtcaccagccaagaaacccctggcgacaaaggccctgcagtttgagagtgagccgcagatggagcccagcccagacggcctcgaatccgaacatctagccagcagcctcccctctcccctcttccacctgattggccaggtagctgaaaccgcagaggagaagtatcgtctgctagagcagcgggacaagatcctgcgacagg ctcggcccaagaggaccgacctggatctgtccaaggtgtttgtgggtacgtgtcctgacatgtgtccggagaaggagcgttacatgagggagacccggaaccaactgagctcttttgaggtcatccccaacacggagaag gtggaccacactgctgccattaaggagtacagcaggtcctctgctgaccaggaggagcccctcccccatgaactgcggccccttactgtgctgaacatgaccatgaactacctggttacccaggtcatggaccagggtgaggacaactaccgtgactggtatgactttgtgtggaaccgcacacgaggtatccggaag gatatcactcagcagcacctgtgcgacccgcttacggtgtcccttattgaaaagtgcgcccgcttccacatccactgcgcacaccacctgtgccaggagcccatgatgtcctttgatgctaagatcaacaatgaaaacctgaccaaatgcctgcagagcctcaaggagatgtaccaggacctggccagcaagaacatctactgccctcatgaggcagagtttcggcagtacagcgtgctcctgaagctcaatgatggagacatcctccg ggaggtgcagcaattccgggcggagctccgaaactctccggaggtgaagtttgccgtccaggcctttgccgctgtcaacagcaacaacttcgtgaggttcttcaagctggtcaaggtggcctcgtatctggctggttgcatcttgcaccgctacttcgaccag gtgcgccgtgaggctctgcgggccctgaatgtggcctacagctcccgtggttccaccacattcccggtcgaagacctggtccggatgctcatgttccagaatgccggcgaggcttcggacctcgcgctgcagtatgggctcgcggtcgatgcagg catggtggagctaagccggacagcgtaccaggagcctgagatccagccacgtccaaagcgctctgtggccatcgcaaggaagcgggaggtgctggtgggccaagtggtcaacggcgcgccactgcccaacccaccccaacacacacccgtcaacagctttgacagccgcaacaagtaccgtggggatgggcagccagcggaggcaggcagtgtgcccagggctg cagcctcccctcagaggccccccattgagctggatgcgcgggccctccagcaccgatccaagatgccgagcgacccagcggagtcagctggcctccctggtagagaggagagtggagcacttggggcatctccgtcggaggcaccaccagtcgccccacctacgcctcccccaccggagcccgtttacacagagcag gacatcgccacggaggtagaggccatgctggaggaggtagtgcaggccgaggtggctgacgtggctgccaccggagccgagtacatctctgctgcactcag catgtgcaacggccaggtggaggcagtgctgagtgaggtggtggagcagatgctgcgggaggtttctgctgccgagatccaggcagagagggagcatatcgctgaggagaagcgcaggatggaggaagccag gagaaagcaggaacacgaggagctcctggcccggctcagcaagacactgtgtgccgagatcacacaggaggtgctgcgcgactgcatcgtggagactgcctcaacagagatcag gcgtgcccaagaagagcaggcagaatgtgtggctcgcagctcacaagacgtgtgtgaggtactgctggaggagacgctgtgtggtgagctcaccctgctggcccaagacgtcctggaagcagagcttctgagtatacgcaggttcatcaaaag gtggcgtgatgtggtggccgtgcgcaggcagctgaagcgacagatgcgtgattttcctgctgcccctggctgtgtggacccccgcttcaggctgcaggccttggcccccagtgcccccccctcaccctgcctggacaggctggcccggggcgtggtcaacctggggcacgctggggacctctctgtttcctgcaccag gttggcgaagatgcgaagggaaaccgagcatcagatgaaggtccacttgttctaccagcagctcctgag cgaatctgtgtgggggccactggacctgctcagtctggtggcagcaagcgtctcgaacccatctgacacaatcttctggaaggcagccctcttgttgccaagtgatcatgaaagagatgccagtgttgctaacca gattttgacagaatggctggagtccaaattcggtaactcggagaagcaagaacacagggagatggtccccaacggacacatgcaaaccttgagcatcagcagcggcctgcggagcgtgggggagcgcatgcacacagtgcacgtgtgtgtgaag gtggcccgcgggcccctcagcgaggaaggccagttggcattggagaagcggaaggggctgatgggcatgggcgccctgctgatgctgctgccctcggcagtcagtcccggggctgatgaggaagacggggacatcttcctgttatccgccctgctgcagctccggcagatccagcaggctaatgcctggccacaggcccttcctctggtggtggtggtggtcccagggcaggctgggcacagggccagcgatgaacggctagaggaag acctgatgcttcagacactcattgaggaaggtttgatttcagagtacatgttcgtccatatccccgagaccacgaacgaaccccaaggatccgagcag atccgccatgccgtcaggtggctcgctgcccgctccacggcaccagcccggctcgtctcgcagacgttggtgcaggttgtggaggccgggctctgccgtgagtttgctggtaggcttcaccgtgatcggagggaccgtgacatggcgggactgccctcccagggccctgcacccgtcatcggcctctacaacactgtcctggctttcttggctggccttgtgtcgtccccgagtctggctggcctctcctggcccgtggcagagttctcggtgccagggggtggtgactgcctaccacatctgctctggaactcggctgagcacctggagtggctccagggggcagtcctgagcctgcggctgcccgactggccgctgccagccgtggggg ctccttggagccagctggttgcctccatcttccagtacgtatctcaaatcccatggtcccgccacagccagccactccttatgtcccagttggagaaccttttggagaggctgcgtcaggactgtgtgggccgaggtggggggccggacaaggagcccactttctgggaggtgccctgggacgaaattgtcatgctctgtgtagagcaccaactcctggactggaaccctcctgggtgccccgtgagtgaag atgtcatcagtgacgacggagaaatcccggtgtatttcctgagcgatgggctgcagggcttcataccgccgtcctgctgggtggatgccgtaaagcagacgcacagggacaagcagcaggggaaggcagg gtgtcaccagagcatgtggcctcatcctcgactggccaggccacgtcttcaacagaagctgtttcacagcatggttgaggaccctgagtccggatccggtgttgcccctgttttggatgctgcctccagcccccaggacctcctggctcgcattgaggaggagaaagaacagagccgcag gttcgaggaccagctgcgtacctggcttgacgtcgagtccctgggcccttcctcttcctcctcaccacttttcttgccttcttcgttactgtctgtaccggagatcgtagtgccctccccaaagatggctgccccacctgcacttgccctg cagaaggagcgcagtgtccgcagtgaccaggccaggggagctgccagttctATGGCGAGGCGtctacaggagctggagcagctgatctctgcaagccgggaggaggagctcgcatgtgagctgaagctaagctgccttctggacattgttgatgactga
- the LOC125718091 gene encoding germinal-center associated nuclear protein-like has translation MVPNGHMQTLSISSGLRSVGERMHTVHMCVKVARGPLSEEGQLALEKRKGLMGMGALLMLLPSAVSPGADEEDGDIFLLSALLQLRQIQQANAWPQALPLVVVVPGQAGHRASDERLEEDLMLQTLIEEGLISEYMFVHIPETTNEPQGSEQIRHAVRWLAARSTAPARLVSQTLVQVVEAGLCREFAGRLHRDRRDRDMAGLPSQGPAPVIGLYNTVLAFLAGLVSSPSLAGLSWPVAEFSVPGGGDCLPHLLWNSAEHLEWLQGAVLSLRLPDWPLPTVGAPWSQLVASIFQYVSQIPWSRHSQPLLMSQLENLLERLRQDCVGRGGGPDKEPTFWEVPWDEIVMLCVEHQLRDWNPPGCPVSEDVISDDGEISVYFLSDGLQGFIPPSCWVDAVKQTHRDKQQGKAGCHQSMWPHPRLARPRLQQKLFHSMVEDPESGSGVAPVLDAASSPQDLLARIEEEKEQSRRFEDQLRTWLDVESLGPSSSSSPLFLPSSLLSVPEIVVPSPKMAAPPALALQKERSVRSDQARGAASLYISADVTQARI, from the exons atggtccccaacggacacatgcaaaccttgagcatcagcagcggcctgcggagcgtgggggagcgcatgcacacagtgcacatgtgtgtgaag gtggcccgcgggcccctcagcgaggaaggccagttggcattggagaagcggaaggggctgatgggcatgggcgccctgctgatgctgctgccctcggcagtcagtcccggggctgatgaggaagacggggacatcttcctgttatccgccctgctgcaactccggcagatccagcaggctaatgcctggccacaggcccttcctctggtggtggtggtcccagggcaggctgggcacagggccagcgatgaacggctagaggaag acctgatgcttcagacactcattgaggaaggtttgatttcagagtacatgttcgtccatatccccgagaccacgaacgaaccccaaggatccgagcag atccgccatgccgtcaggtggctcgctgcccgctccacggcaccagcccggctcgtctcgcagacgttggtgcaggttgtggaggccgggctctgccgcgagtttgctggtaggcttcaccgtgatcggagggaccgtgacatggcgggactgccctcccagggccctgcacccgtcatcggcctctacaacactgtcctggctttcttggctggccttgtgtcgtccccgagtctggctggcctctcctggcccgtggcagagttctcggtgccagggggtggtgactgcctaccacatctgctctggaactcggctgagcacctggagtggctccagggggcagtcctgagcctgcggctgcccgactggccgctgccaaccgtggggg ctccttggagccagctggttgcctccatcttccagtacgtatctcaaatcccatggtcccgccacagccagccactccttatgtcccagttggagaaccttttggagaggctgcgtcaggactgtgtgggccgaggtggggggccggacaaggagcccactttctgggaggtgccctgggacgaaattgtcatgctctgtgtagagcaccaactccgggactggaaccctcctgggtgccccgtgagtgaag atgtcatcagtgacgacggagaaatctcggtgtatttcctgagcgatgggctgcagggcttcataccgccgtcctgctgggtggatgccgtaaagcagacgcacagggacaagcagcaggggaaggcagg gtgtcaccagagcatgtggcctcatcctcgactggccaggccacgtcttcaacagaagctgtttcacagcatggttgaggaccctgagtccggatccggtgttgcccctgttttggatgctgcctccagcccccaggacctcctggctcgcattgaggaggagaaagaacagagccgcag gttcgaggaccagctgcgtacctggcttgacgtcgagtccctgggcccttcctcttcctcctcaccacttttcttgccttcttcgttactgtctgtaccggagatcgtagtgccctccccaaagatggctgccccacctgcacttgccctg cagaaggagcgcagtgtccgcagtgaccaggccaggggagctgccagtttgtatatttccgcagatgtgacacaggcgcggatataa